In a genomic window of Weissella tructae:
- a CDS encoding fluoride efflux transporter FluC: MAMIMMASFGAAIGSIVRFIVQTRFKLNAEITVLGINWVAAFLAGMIYASELAPMLHTLVMAGFVGGFSTFSAPIITLVDGLEKHVLRWKAVINIMVLFIGGLVIFWFGYNIVQLLGM; this comes from the coding sequence ATGGCTATGATTATGATGGCAAGCTTTGGCGCAGCGATTGGATCAATTGTACGATTTATTGTCCAAACGCGTTTCAAATTAAATGCAGAAATAACCGTCTTAGGTATTAATTGGGTTGCTGCGTTCCTGGCGGGGATGATTTATGCATCTGAATTAGCACCGATGCTACACACGTTAGTAATGGCAGGATTTGTGGGTGGATTTTCAACCTTTTCGGCACCGATTATCACGTTAGTTGATGGGCTAGAAAAGCATGTATTACGCTGGAAAGCAGTGATTAACATTATGGTGTTGTTTATAGGCGGCCTAGTGATTTTCTGGTTCGGCTATAACATTGTGCAATTACTTGGTATGTAG
- a CDS encoding VOC family protein codes for MRVRKFSPLTIPVQNVERATRFYREVFDLPTTFGANESRQLSFHEEDIFFDENGEETTTVEVIVRDHQETVENHLLNYYVKQAEPMTVDADGRHVIFHLVDFEGNKIKVIANK; via the coding sequence ATGCGTGTCCGTAAATTTTCACCCCTAACAATTCCAGTTCAAAACGTCGAACGTGCAACTCGTTTCTATCGTGAAGTCTTTGATTTACCTACAACTTTCGGTGCAAATGAAAGCCGCCAACTATCATTTCACGAGGAAGATATTTTCTTTGATGAAAATGGTGAAGAAACAACAACTGTTGAAGTTATTGTTCGTGACCATCAAGAAACCGTTGAAAACCATTTACTGAACTATTATGTGAAGCAAGCAGAACCTATGACAGTTGATGCAGACGGACGTCATGTCATCTTTCATCTTGTTGATTTTGAAGGTAACAAGATTAAGGTTATCGCCAATAAATAA
- a CDS encoding JAB domain-containing protein, which yields MKITSIDQLGKQLYPEYGHHPQEHCWVLSVNTQMEILEMVSVALGTINQVSVHPRDVFRRLVSVNAYGYILIHNHPSGVLEPSDADRRVLQQFVACSGLMQIHLLDFMIVSKGGFYSIRTHEMWPEISLNSLLDLWT from the coding sequence ATGAAAATCACGTCAATTGATCAATTGGGGAAGCAACTATATCCCGAATACGGCCATCACCCTCAAGAACATTGCTGGGTGCTAAGTGTAAACACACAAATGGAAATATTAGAAATGGTTTCAGTTGCCTTAGGCACGATTAATCAGGTAAGTGTTCATCCACGAGATGTGTTTCGGCGACTTGTTTCAGTGAACGCTTATGGTTATATATTGATCCATAATCATCCAAGTGGTGTTTTAGAACCATCGGATGCAGATCGGCGGGTGTTACAACAATTTGTGGCTTGTAGTGGATTAATGCAGATACATTTATTAGATTTTATGATTGTGAGTAAGGGTGGGTTTTATAGCATTCGAACCCATGAAATGTGGCCCGAAATCTCACTGAATTCGTTGCTTGATTTATGGACGTAA
- a CDS encoding rod shape-determining protein gives MFSFGTHNIGIDLGTANTLVYIEGKGVVLREPSVVARNMKTNEIVAVGEAAKEMLGRTPESIKTIRPMRDGVIADYETTVAMLKYYLEKAMGGRITGKPYITIGVPSGVTAVERRAVKDAAKVAGARDAFVIEEPFAAAIGAGLPVMEPTGSMVADLGGGTSDIATISLGGIVSSRSIRMAGDKLDEAIMTYIRQHFSILIGEQTAEHLKTEIGSADIEAAKNMAGSIARGRDLVTGLPKTVEVPAVDIAMAINDVVSEIIVAIKETLEETSPEIAADVIDHGIVLTGGGALLKNIDEVISRETQVPVFIAAEPLDAVVVGTGEALKSIDVLKDTE, from the coding sequence ATGTTTTCATTTGGAACGCATAATATCGGAATTGACTTAGGGACAGCTAACACATTGGTTTACATCGAAGGAAAGGGTGTAGTACTTCGCGAACCATCAGTTGTTGCACGTAACATGAAGACAAATGAAATTGTCGCTGTTGGTGAAGCTGCTAAGGAAATGTTGGGACGTACACCAGAATCAATTAAGACTATTCGCCCAATGCGCGATGGTGTTATTGCTGATTACGAAACAACTGTTGCAATGCTTAAGTACTACCTTGAAAAGGCTATGGGTGGTCGTATCACTGGAAAGCCATACATCACGATTGGTGTTCCTTCTGGTGTTACTGCTGTTGAACGTCGTGCCGTTAAGGACGCAGCCAAGGTTGCTGGTGCACGTGATGCATTCGTTATCGAAGAACCATTTGCAGCCGCAATTGGTGCCGGTCTACCAGTTATGGAACCAACAGGTTCAATGGTTGCTGACCTTGGTGGTGGAACGTCTGACATCGCAACAATTTCATTGGGTGGAATTGTGTCATCACGTTCAATTCGTATGGCTGGAGATAAGTTGGATGAAGCCATCATGACTTACATCCGTCAACACTTCTCAATTTTGATTGGGGAACAAACAGCAGAACACTTGAAGACAGAAATCGGATCAGCAGATATTGAAGCCGCTAAGAACATGGCTGGAAGTATCGCACGTGGTCGTGATTTGGTAACAGGATTGCCAAAGACTGTTGAAGTGCCAGCCGTTGATATCGCAATGGCAATTAACGATGTTGTTTCTGAAATCATTGTTGCCATTAAGGAAACTTTGGAAGAAACATCACCTGAAATTGCAGCCGACGTTATCGATCACGGTATCGTATTGACTGGTGGTGGTGCTTTGTTGAAGAACATCGACGAAGTTATTTCACGCGAAACACAAGTGCCAGTATTCATTGCTGCGGAACCTTTGGATGCCGTTGTAGTTGGAACTGGAGAAGCGTTGAAGTCAATTGATGTGTTGAAAGACACTGAATAA
- the mreC gene encoding rod shape-determining protein MreC: protein MKKLFTSRRLVVGVILIIVTIGMITLSSRARVKQENPALPVRIVTDISSWMSEVVNTPLKVVGNAANATTDLFKTYQENERLNQRVDDLAATKVELQTVRKENEALKNQLELGKTLTDYQVVNATVVSRSPNNWQSELIINQGAKAGIKKDMAVMGGGSLIGRVSEVDTTNAKVELLSDNSQTNNRFAIRITNKDNETVDGIITKFNQTKNVIEMKNVTSNTKIKKGDKVATSGLGGVTPSGLYIGEVDSIEDDDYGLTKTVYIKPAADFNNVPVVSVAIPGA, encoded by the coding sequence ATGAAAAAACTTTTCACATCTCGACGATTAGTAGTGGGGGTCATCCTGATTATTGTCACAATCGGTATGATTACATTGAGTTCACGAGCACGTGTTAAACAAGAGAATCCAGCCCTACCAGTACGAATTGTTACTGATATATCAAGTTGGATGTCTGAAGTCGTTAATACGCCATTAAAGGTGGTAGGAAACGCGGCAAATGCTACAACTGATCTATTTAAGACGTATCAAGAAAACGAACGCCTGAACCAACGTGTTGATGATTTGGCTGCTACTAAGGTCGAATTACAAACCGTGCGCAAAGAAAATGAAGCATTAAAAAACCAGCTTGAATTAGGAAAGACTTTGACTGATTATCAAGTTGTGAACGCGACTGTTGTGTCTCGTTCACCTAATAATTGGCAATCAGAATTGATTATTAATCAAGGTGCCAAAGCTGGAATCAAAAAAGACATGGCTGTTATGGGTGGTGGAAGCCTAATTGGTCGTGTATCAGAAGTTGATACAACTAATGCGAAAGTTGAATTGTTGTCTGATAATAGTCAAACAAACAATCGTTTCGCGATTCGTATCACAAATAAAGATAATGAAACAGTAGATGGAATCATTACGAAATTCAATCAAACTAAAAATGTGATTGAAATGAAAAATGTTACGTCAAATACTAAAATCAAAAAGGGTGATAAAGTTGCAACAAGCGGACTTGGAGGGGTAACACCGTCTGGTCTATATATCGGAGAAGTTGATTCTATTGAAGATGATGATTATGGATTAACGAAGACGGTATATATCAAGCCGGCAGCTGATTTCAACAATGTACCAGTCGTTAGCGTTGCTATTCCTGGCGCATAA
- a CDS encoding carbonic anhydrase family protein: MMPYLNYTHQEEWSFVAGDMQSPINIEPEKTHPITYDAPLKLQYWQTVPYVHDTGRGIEFGLTGPQVWLNHRPFSPQQGHLHFPSEHTLRGRQFDGELHFVHQAPDGRLAVVAVLLQITSQLESPLTDILAHMPTDTPFRTNIMALLPKTRNYYEYLGSLTTPPLTENVEWYILDEPLAISAAQLDRFKHFYVGNNRAIQPLHTRVVQYYEDK, encoded by the coding sequence ATGATGCCCTACTTAAACTACACGCACCAAGAAGAATGGTCATTTGTGGCTGGTGATATGCAATCTCCGATTAATATCGAGCCAGAAAAAACACATCCAATCACCTATGATGCTCCCTTAAAGTTACAGTATTGGCAAACTGTTCCTTACGTACATGATACTGGTCGAGGTATCGAATTCGGTCTTACCGGACCACAGGTTTGGCTAAACCATCGTCCATTTTCACCACAACAAGGGCATTTGCATTTTCCAAGTGAGCATACCTTACGTGGCCGTCAATTTGATGGTGAACTGCATTTTGTTCACCAAGCACCTGATGGACGATTAGCAGTAGTCGCCGTGCTACTACAAATCACCTCACAACTAGAATCTCCCCTAACAGATATCTTGGCACATATGCCCACTGATACACCTTTTAGAACAAATATCATGGCATTATTACCAAAAACACGAAATTACTATGAATATTTAGGATCGCTAACAACACCACCATTAACTGAAAACGTGGAATGGTACATTTTAGATGAGCCTCTGGCAATTTCAGCGGCTCAATTGGATCGTTTCAAACATTTTTATGTAGGAAATAACCGCGCCATTCAACCTTTGCACACACGTGTCGTTCAATATTACGAAGATAAATAG
- the mreD gene encoding rod shape-determining protein MreD gives MLKYIHTTWLHVILAILALFLDGGIAFQFAGILFQLPISASPYLCLLVLLMPVLSGTSKNQVRMRWSYGVAMLVGLIYDITYIGIIGISFIGFPLTVWVTANIKKFFANTMSWALATWFLSLTFFLIYDYLAFGIINMANVSVPSFIIFHLFPTLLVNLILFFMFYGMLDYLYRSTRQLDVTSYSMEGHELDVTMPLRRRTRKY, from the coding sequence ATGCTTAAATACATTCATACAACATGGCTGCATGTCATATTAGCCATTCTAGCTTTGTTTTTGGATGGCGGCATTGCCTTTCAATTTGCTGGAATTTTATTCCAATTACCAATATCTGCAAGTCCTTATTTATGCTTACTAGTGTTACTAATGCCAGTATTGTCTGGAACTAGTAAAAATCAAGTGCGTATGCGTTGGTCATACGGTGTGGCAATGCTAGTAGGACTGATTTACGATATTACCTATATCGGTATTATTGGTATTTCTTTCATTGGATTCCCATTAACAGTTTGGGTAACAGCTAACATCAAGAAATTTTTTGCGAATACAATGAGCTGGGCATTAGCGACATGGTTCTTGTCATTAACATTTTTCTTGATTTATGATTACTTGGCATTTGGGATTATTAATATGGCAAACGTCTCAGTACCTAGTTTTATTATTTTCCATCTATTCCCAACATTGTTGGTGAACTTGATTTTATTCTTTATGTTTTATGGTATGTTGGATTATTTGTATCGTTCAACACGTCAGCTAGACGTTACATCATATAGTATGGAAGGTCATGAATTAGATGTGACGATGCCATTGCGTCGACGTACACGAAAATATTAA
- a CDS encoding amino acid ABC transporter permease, protein MTYMLEILPSLLSGLKMTLGVFVLTLLGSLPLGVLVALAQKSSLFIVRWVTNAYVTIMRGTPLLLQIVFVYYGLSLANIVTLPRFEAAVLTFILNYAAYFAEIFRGGMQAVDAGQYDGAKVLGFSRWQTMRYIVLPQVFKTVMPSVGNEVISLVKDSSLVYVIGLGDLMRAGNIAVARDITLVPYLMVGALYLLLTVFLTSILRTIENRLNYYQ, encoded by the coding sequence ATGACATATATGCTTGAAATATTACCAAGTTTATTGAGTGGGTTGAAAATGACATTAGGGGTGTTTGTACTAACCCTATTAGGTTCTTTGCCACTAGGTGTCCTTGTTGCATTAGCTCAAAAGTCATCATTGTTTATTGTACGTTGGGTGACGAATGCTTATGTGACAATTATGCGTGGAACACCATTGCTGTTACAAATTGTGTTTGTCTATTATGGGCTTAGCTTAGCAAATATTGTGACGCTACCTCGCTTTGAAGCAGCCGTATTAACATTTATTTTGAATTATGCGGCCTACTTTGCTGAAATTTTCCGCGGTGGTATGCAAGCAGTAGATGCTGGTCAATATGATGGTGCGAAGGTATTAGGATTTAGTCGTTGGCAAACAATGCGCTACATTGTATTACCGCAAGTATTTAAGACGGTTATGCCTTCTGTTGGAAACGAAGTGATTAGTCTCGTTAAGGATTCATCATTAGTCTATGTGATTGGATTGGGTGACTTGATGCGCGCAGGTAATATCGCCGTTGCACGTGACATTACGTTAGTGCCATATTTGATGGTTGGGGCGTTATATCTATTACTAACAGTGTTCTTAACTAGCATTTTGCGCACGATTGAAAATCGATTGAATTATTACCAATAA
- a CDS encoding amino acid ABC transporter ATP-binding protein: MLEITDLNKKYDDRVIFKDLNLRVQPGEIMTIVGPSGIGKTTFLRILAGLLPADSGRMTLSGDDVDVTGNRMGAQVGVIFQDFNLFPQYSVKENIGLALKLVAKLPQNEVDEQVKALMEQLDLTAYQNQYPHALSGGQKQRVAIARALAMQPGVLAYDEPTSGLDEASTARVVEVIKGLQLQGVTQLIVTHDLAFADQLDATVFDFSTDVQR, from the coding sequence ATGTTAGAAATTACAGATTTAAACAAGAAATATGATGATCGCGTTATTTTTAAAGATTTGAATCTCCGTGTCCAACCTGGAGAAATCATGACCATCGTAGGACCCTCTGGAATTGGAAAAACAACATTTTTACGTATCCTAGCCGGCTTATTGCCAGCTGATTCAGGGCGTATGACATTATCAGGGGATGATGTTGATGTCACTGGAAATCGTATGGGAGCACAAGTGGGGGTTATTTTTCAGGACTTCAACTTGTTTCCACAATATTCTGTAAAAGAAAATATTGGATTGGCCCTTAAATTAGTTGCCAAGTTACCGCAAAATGAAGTGGACGAACAAGTTAAGGCCTTAATGGAACAATTAGATTTGACGGCTTATCAAAATCAATACCCACATGCATTATCAGGTGGTCAGAAACAACGTGTGGCAATCGCACGCGCCTTAGCAATGCAACCAGGGGTATTGGCTTATGATGAACCAACATCGGGGTTAGATGAAGCGTCAACGGCTCGTGTGGTTGAAGTGATTAAAGGACTGCAATTGCAAGGTGTGACACAATTAATCGTGACACATGATTTAGCTTTTGCTGATCAATTAGATGCAACTGTCTTTGACTTCAGTACCGATGTCCAACGATAG
- a CDS encoding amino acid ABC transporter substrate-binding protein translates to MQRSDTWNDVSQRQKIVIGLDDTYVPMGFRDAQGNLTGYDVELAQAAFKKLGLTPEFQVIDWSMKETELVTQHIDVIWNGYTKNAERESKVAFTDTYHQTQQVLLVRNGDIKSVAEMTDKQLGVQSGSAGLTIFNEEPDVLKNQLKAAPIQYDTFDKAINDLQVGRLDAVLIDADYAKYYLATEKFQIALTTIPTAYSKDAYGVGVRKEDKILREKLNDVLAELKSDGTEARLTKKYFG, encoded by the coding sequence ATGCAACGTTCTGATACTTGGAATGATGTTAGTCAACGTCAAAAGATTGTTATTGGATTGGATGATACCTATGTGCCGATGGGATTTAGAGATGCACAGGGAAACCTAACTGGTTATGATGTTGAATTAGCACAAGCAGCATTTAAAAAACTCGGTCTAACACCAGAATTTCAAGTGATCGATTGGTCAATGAAAGAAACCGAGTTAGTCACGCAACACATTGATGTTATTTGGAATGGGTATACAAAGAATGCAGAGCGTGAAAGCAAAGTTGCCTTTACAGATACTTATCATCAAACACAACAAGTTCTCTTAGTTCGTAATGGTGACATTAAGTCAGTGGCTGAAATGACTGACAAACAATTAGGTGTACAATCTGGTTCAGCAGGTTTGACAATTTTTAATGAAGAACCGGACGTATTAAAAAACCAATTAAAAGCAGCGCCTATTCAATATGATACTTTTGATAAGGCAATCAACGATTTACAGGTTGGTCGTTTAGATGCCGTGTTGATTGATGCAGACTATGCTAAGTATTATTTAGCAACAGAAAAGTTTCAGATTGCGTTAACCACAATTCCGACGGCATATTCTAAAGATGCATATGGAGTTGGCGTGCGTAAGGAAGATAAAATATTACGTGAGAAATTAAATGACGTTCTAGCTGAATTGAAATCAGATGGAACAGAGGCCCGCTTAACGAAAAAGTACTTTGGTTAA
- a CDS encoding formate--tetrahydrofolate ligase, which produces MKSDIQISKEATLWPIDQIAEAAGLSESEWEPYGRHKAKVWLDESHEKNADMGKLILVTSINPTPAGEGKSTVTVGLADALAQNHRTMIALREPSLGPVMGLKGGATGGGYSQVIPMDEINLHFTGDFHALTSAHNTLAALIDNHLYQGNNLQLDPRRILWKRALDVNDRALRNVTIGLGGPTSGVPREDGFDITVASELMAILTLSKTIEELQERINKIVIGYTYAKVPVTVQELGVGGAITALLKDALKPNLVQTIAHTPTLIHGGPFANIAQGTNSILATRTALKLADYVVTEAGFGADLGAEKFLDIKVPLLEKHPDTIVVVATIRALKMHGGVAKTDLTTPNVAALEIGLSNLGQHIKSMQRYGVPVVVAINQFTADTAEEMEIVQKYVAQFGVQAYVADVWVQGGDGALTLADAVVKATQAASAYTPLYTPDMSAKEKLQAIVQTIYGGADVELSGKAQRQLIEFAKYGWDKLPIVVAKTQYSLSDDAKKLGAPKDFAIHVREFVPKLGAGFLVALTGSILTMPGLPADPAANHITVDNMGEIDGIF; this is translated from the coding sequence ATGAAGAGTGATATCCAGATTTCTAAAGAAGCTACATTGTGGCCAATTGATCAAATTGCAGAAGCTGCCGGTCTATCTGAATCAGAATGGGAGCCGTATGGGCGTCATAAAGCCAAAGTATGGTTGGACGAATCTCATGAGAAAAATGCTGACATGGGTAAGTTGATTCTAGTCACGTCTATTAACCCAACACCGGCTGGTGAAGGAAAATCAACAGTGACAGTGGGATTAGCCGACGCATTGGCTCAAAATCACCGTACAATGATTGCGCTACGTGAACCATCATTAGGGCCTGTTATGGGATTGAAGGGTGGTGCCACGGGTGGTGGATACTCACAGGTTATTCCAATGGATGAAATTAACTTGCACTTTACAGGAGATTTTCACGCGTTGACGAGTGCCCATAATACTCTAGCAGCGTTGATTGATAACCATTTGTATCAAGGCAATAACTTACAATTAGATCCGCGTCGTATTTTATGGAAGCGTGCGCTAGATGTTAATGATCGTGCGTTGCGAAATGTGACCATTGGACTTGGTGGTCCAACAAGTGGGGTACCGCGTGAAGATGGATTTGATATTACGGTTGCCTCAGAATTAATGGCTATCTTAACACTATCTAAAACCATTGAAGAACTACAAGAACGTATTAATAAAATTGTTATTGGATATACTTACGCGAAGGTACCCGTTACGGTTCAAGAATTAGGTGTAGGTGGTGCGATTACTGCGCTATTAAAAGATGCATTGAAGCCGAATTTGGTTCAAACTATTGCACACACACCGACCTTGATTCATGGTGGGCCGTTTGCCAACATTGCGCAAGGAACAAATTCAATTTTGGCAACACGTACAGCGTTGAAATTAGCTGATTATGTTGTTACTGAAGCTGGATTCGGTGCTGATTTAGGTGCCGAAAAGTTTTTGGATATTAAAGTTCCTTTGTTAGAAAAGCATCCAGACACAATTGTTGTTGTAGCAACAATCCGTGCTTTGAAAATGCACGGTGGCGTTGCGAAAACAGACTTAACAACACCCAATGTAGCTGCCCTTGAGATTGGCTTGAGTAACTTAGGTCAACATATTAAGAGTATGCAACGATACGGTGTGCCTGTTGTTGTTGCCATTAATCAATTCACCGCTGATACGGCTGAAGAAATGGAAATTGTGCAAAAGTATGTTGCACAATTCGGGGTACAAGCCTATGTCGCCGACGTTTGGGTACAAGGTGGAGATGGGGCGCTGACATTGGCTGATGCCGTTGTGAAGGCGACTCAAGCAGCTAGTGCGTACACACCGTTGTATACACCAGACATGAGTGCTAAAGAAAAGCTACAAGCAATCGTACAAACAATTTATGGTGGTGCAGATGTTGAACTATCTGGTAAAGCACAACGTCAATTAATTGAATTTGCGAAATATGGATGGGACAAGTTACCAATTGTGGTTGCTAAGACACAATATTCTTTGTCAGACGATGCTAAGAAGTTAGGTGCACCAAAAGACTTTGCAATCCATGTACGTGAATTTGTGCCTAAACTAGGGGCTGGATTCTTAGTCGCCTTGACAGGTAGCATCTTAACGATGCCCGGATTGCCAGCAGACCCAGCGGCTAATCATATTACAGTCGATAATATGGGCGAAATTGACGGGATTTTCTAA
- a CDS encoding collagen-binding domain-containing protein, translated as MHYKNLLKSHMLIMSALASTMVLATTAKADDQTTLARPHDNHHIHGDHHKPKGKFTKEQVSRVATNYNAIILGNHTVHTADIEGAAAVKGDVIVKGGFTFGAAASGFDNVVVGDPKLPTFTPSLVLGGNMNIQTTSMPVMEGNGFVTRESVDLKNRVSDRDNTALTFNNDEMDNFFATLESQMYQRQAAFSKMGADVKAKPGFELEVSKEDKDVVVVNISGDDVQLKDIWLPEKVAGRALTDYNRIIVKTTAKNVTFGPGGSIVYNNGVVNTGAPNKDAGNATMRMLAGKIVWLFPEVETIQANGYGIIGDMYAPKATMTTKGGSLNGQLFINNLTQDGGFEVHNLLQGAQNPPLLKPDHETENEEHNPDETTTPLPKEPDYETGNPSEEENHLHKPEVTEPPTVEVKPNEENVEKLPDEEEVEEFPKEEEPKEDNATETEEPKLEEKPEVTEPPTVEVKPNEENVEEIPGEEEVEEMPEVEEPKEDNATETEEPKLEEKPEITEPPVIEVNPNEETVEEIPGEEEVEEIPEEKDPDAEVATETEEPGLEDPKSSKPTPFIGQGNDEKGKTTSGEKNHPSVKTGKETPSVAQELPETGTGKTNVGIIAVGFATLLTTLGTYFRRR; from the coding sequence ATGCATTATAAAAATCTTTTAAAGAGTCATATGCTAATTATGAGTGCGCTAGCAAGTACGATGGTTCTAGCCACAACCGCTAAAGCAGATGACCAAACAACATTAGCTCGTCCACATGATAATCATCATATTCATGGTGATCACCATAAGCCGAAGGGGAAGTTCACGAAGGAACAAGTTTCTCGTGTTGCAACGAACTACAATGCCATTATTTTAGGTAATCACACTGTTCATACAGCCGATATTGAAGGTGCTGCAGCTGTTAAAGGGGATGTAATCGTCAAGGGAGGATTCACATTTGGAGCCGCAGCTAGTGGATTTGATAATGTTGTAGTTGGAGATCCTAAGTTACCAACATTTACACCTAGTTTGGTGCTAGGTGGTAACATGAATATCCAAACAACAAGCATGCCTGTTATGGAAGGAAATGGATTTGTCACACGTGAAAGTGTCGATTTAAAGAATCGCGTTAGTGACCGCGACAATACTGCATTGACTTTCAATAATGATGAAATGGATAATTTCTTTGCAACATTGGAATCACAAATGTATCAACGACAAGCAGCTTTTTCAAAAATGGGGGCTGATGTTAAAGCAAAGCCTGGCTTTGAATTAGAAGTATCAAAAGAAGACAAGGATGTCGTGGTTGTAAACATTTCTGGAGATGATGTCCAATTGAAAGACATTTGGCTACCGGAAAAAGTAGCAGGTCGTGCGTTGACAGATTACAATCGTATTATTGTAAAGACAACGGCTAAAAACGTTACTTTTGGACCAGGAGGTTCAATTGTTTACAATAATGGTGTTGTTAATACAGGGGCACCAAATAAAGATGCGGGAAACGCAACAATGCGTATGCTGGCGGGAAAGATTGTTTGGTTGTTCCCAGAAGTAGAAACTATACAAGCCAATGGTTATGGAATTATTGGAGACATGTATGCTCCAAAGGCAACTATGACCACAAAGGGTGGATCACTTAATGGTCAACTATTTATTAATAATTTGACACAAGATGGTGGATTCGAAGTACATAATTTGTTACAAGGGGCACAAAACCCACCGTTGTTAAAGCCGGATCATGAAACTGAAAATGAAGAACATAATCCTGATGAAACAACAACACCTTTACCTAAGGAACCAGACTATGAAACTGGAAATCCAAGTGAAGAAGAAAATCATTTACATAAGCCAGAAGTAACCGAACCACCGACAGTTGAAGTTAAGCCTAACGAAGAAAACGTGGAAAAACTTCCAGATGAAGAAGAAGTTGAAGAATTCCCTAAGGAAGAAGAACCAAAGGAAGATAACGCAACTGAAACGGAAGAACCTAAGTTAGAAGAAAAGCCAGAAGTGACAGAACCACCAACGGTTGAAGTAAAGCCTAACGAAGAAAACGTAGAAGAAATTCCGGGTGAAGAAGAAGTTGAAGAGATGCCAGAGGTTGAAGAACCAAAGGAAGATAACGCAACTGAAACAGAAGAACCTAAGTTAGAAGAAAAGCCAGAAATCACAGAACCACCAGTGATTGAAGTAAACCCTAACGAAGAAACCGTGGAAGAAATTCCGGGTGAAGAAGAAGTTGAAGAGATTCCTGAAGAAAAGGATCCAGATGCTGAAGTTGCAACAGAGACAGAAGAACCAGGATTAGAAGACCCGAAATCATCAAAGCCAACGCCTTTCATTGGCCAAGGAAATGATGAAAAGGGTAAAACAACATCAGGTGAAAAGAATCATCCGTCTGTAAAGACTGGAAAAGAAACACCATCAGTAGCACAAGAATTGCCAGAAACTGGTACTGGTAAGACAAATGTTGGTATTATTGCAGTTGGATTTGCAACACTATTAACAACATTAGGCACATATTTCCGTCGTCGTTAA